DNA sequence from the Malus sylvestris chromosome 10, drMalSylv7.2, whole genome shotgun sequence genome:
gtgttcatgttttttgaattttgattactGTTTTGAAACATATATCAGAAGAAGCCTTTTAAAACCAGTAGGGTGGATTAAATCACAAACCCCATATTCAAATCATCTTGGTAGGAGAGTTCAGATTACTGTAAGACCTCAGTCGTGTAAGTTTCTCTTGCCGAAGCAACAAACCAGATTGTTTGCAGTTCCCAACACAGATGATGGCCATCCTTCTGCCTCTGTGTTAGAAGATTCAAACACAAATCATGCACCCAGTCCGGAAGTGGAGACGGTGTTGCACAAATGGTCACCTCCCACGTATTTGTGGAGGGGGTTTTCAGCTCTTATCCTGACAGGACAGGTTATTTTGAGAACCTTGAAGGGCAAAGTGCACTGGGGAAATACGCTTCAGCAATTAAAGAGAGTTGGACCAGGTTCCGTCGGGGTCTGTCTCTTGACTTCAGCATTTGTTGGCATGGCTTTTACAATCCAATTCGTTAGGGAATTTACTAGATTAGGGTTAAGCAGAGCTGTTGGTGGGGTTTTAGCCCTGGCTTTCTCAAGGGAGTTGAGTCCTGTAATTACATCAATCGTGGTTGCTGGGCGTATTGGAAGTTCATTTGCAGCAGAGTTGGGAACAATGCAGGTTTCTGAGCAAACCGACACACTGAGAGTTCTCGGGGCAGACCCAGTTGATTATCTTGTGACTCCAAGAGTGATTGCTACTTGTATTGCTCTACCGTTTCTGACTCTAATGTGTTTCACAGTAGGGATGGCATCCAGCGCCCTCCTTTCCGATGGCATTTATGGTGTTAGCATCAACATTATTCTGGATTCAGCTTGCAGAGCTCTCAAGCCATGGGATATACTTAGTGCAATGATCAAGTCACAGGTTTTTGGCGCGATCATATCGATTGTGAGTTGTGCCTGGGGAGTTACCACTATGGGAGGAGCCAAGGGTGTTGGGGAGTCAACAACTTCGGCTGTGGTTATATCTCTTGTTGGGATCTTTATCGCAGATTTTGTACTCTCTTGTTGTTTCTTCCAAGGAGTTGGCGATTCATTGAAGAGGCTATGAGCGGTTGTTGATAAGCTAACGGAGAGTCTGAAGCGTGAAACGAATCAAAGTATCTATACTTGGCTGCGTGACGTTTTCATACAATGGCCGGTCAGCCTGTAGTACTCAATGGTTATTGAGGGCATTATTTACAGAGTAATATACATTGTTTTTCTCCCTCCATCATTCGTTAATGCCGAATTCATTGAGGAGAGCAGTTTTTGGAGTAATTTTGCATTAAGAATCATACAGATGACCTCGAAGCATCTCATTGCAAAACAAGCGGGCTCGGCGTTGATGGTCTTGATGTAGGGTTTTGTACATCTCCTTTCACTGTTAATGCATGTAGCGCGACAACTATTATTCTGTGTCACTTTACCACTTCTTTTTCGTGCCAAATTGCTACTTAAATTTGTTTTTCCATAAATGAACTAATTGATAAATCAGGCGGTGAACATCACCGTCACTCAAGgttggtgagcaaaaatatttgCATTCAAACAATGGGGGTTAGATTTTGAAAGGCCATAAAATGCTATTTTAAATCTCCAACATTGTTTTGATAAAAATTAGAAGAATCAACAATGAGGGTTTTGAAAAGTATTCCCCTAAACTTGAATGGCGTCTAGGGATAAATCGACACAAAAACAAGTTCAGGTGGTAATGTCACACAATAATTGGTTGCGTGattatttttaacgaaaatttcAATAATCTGGACATTAGGTGGCATATAACGATCAATATGTATTTCGGTTTGATAGAAAGAATATACAGGGAAAGGCAGCAGCAGTAGCCATGGAAATATTATCTCAACATCCAGTAATCAGTTTCGTTACAGAAAATGCAGAAATATTAGGGAATCCAAGAACAAAGGCAGGCTGTGGAACGGATCACATCAACTCTCAACGTGTATAGATTTCTCCACCGCTATTCATTGCATGTTTTCTATAACCTGGGGTGATGGCGAGGGCGAGGAACGTCCCAGTCAGTCACAATGTGATTGCGGGTGATCTCTTTGAGTGAACGGCATCCACTTAATGCCATGGTTAGCTCAAACTCTTCGCGCAGCATTTGCAGTACCTTTTTAATGCCAGCCTCTCCTTCAGCAGCCAAGGAGAACACCACAGGGCGCCCAATCTGCAAGAGAAGCAAGTCTCAGTATGTTTTGATAGACAGTATAACGAAGAACATAAATAAAACTCTGGCTGAATGAACGGATTTTGTTTTACTAGAGTAATGGTGATAAAACCAGCATAGTTAGGAGACTAGTCTGCAGCAATACGGACCCTTCATAGCATGCACATTTTCTTAACTATCTCGTTAAACCCAGCATAGTATTTCGGAAGGTTGCATCAGAGAATTGGAGTTAATCTTTTCGTGGAGGGCGTGGGTGAGTAATCTATGGATAGATTAAGTGCTTTGATATGGAAAAAGTCATTATCAATACTCTACTTACAAATATGCCAGAGGCACCCAATGCTAATGCTTTGAAGACATCTGTTCCACGACGAACACCACCATCCAAGAAAACAGGAATGCGTCCTTGTGCAGCTTTAACAACCTAGTTGTCCAGACAGCGGTGCCATAtcaaaacataattaaaaacTAGGATCATGTAAGTGCATGTTTGCTTAACACATCTGAGGAGATGCACCCCGGACAGCTAAAATCAAGCTTTTGTACCTCTTCTAGGGCCATGATAGTTGAAGGAACGTAATCAAGTTGGCGAGCTCCATGGTTGGACACAATAATCCCAGCTGCTCCGGCTTGTACTGCAATCCTTGCTGCATGATATGAGTGTAGAAGAGTTATATAAGCATTACAAACCTATCAGAATGGCGGAGAGAAAaggagttgaaatatataccatCTTCAGCAGTGAGAACACCTTTCACCAGGATAGGCAGTGAAGTGATTGTCTGAAGCCACTGCACATCCTGTCCAAATAGAAAAACCGATCATTAGATGTGCATCAACTTCTTATTCAAACAAAGGCATACATGTCGAGAAAACATCACTTCCTCAGAAATGTCCAGCTGAATATTCCCAGCCAAAACACCTTCATTCTTTTAtacttttcatcaaaagatGGAAGAACCTAGATTTGTACTTTTCGATTCCTTCCATTGAATAGTCTATAGATATATAACACATTTCTTGACATTCCgtccttttcttttgttgtaCACATTTTAAACTCGGTGTAGATGGCTGAATAACTTATGAACACCAAGTTGTAAAATTTGCACATGTTATAAGCCTTGCTTAGAAGTTCATGTATCTCTAACTTCCGGTCTTCTCTGACATACCTTCCAGCTAAGAGAACGATCAATTTGACCAGCAACATATGAAGCAAGTCCAGAGTCAGCAGCCTGCAAGACCCCAACACAGCAAattattaaacataaaaaacattattcttaAAATTAGGACAGCACAGTTTCTACTCACTTTGTCCATCTTTCCGAGGTCCAAACCCTCAAAGTTCTTCAGTGTCAAAAACGGAGGCAAAGTAAATCTGCAGGATACCAAATAAGAGGTATTAACAATAGTGAATTTTTCCACATGCTAAGCTTACATCAAATGCCGAACTGAATTAATCTTATTGAAccgttaaaaataaaaatacaaacacACGCACATATACAAATCTACaccaaatttatttatcttactAGGTTGATATGAATGTTTTCAGCAAGTGATATTGCTACAACAGATATTGTCATGAAGCGGACCTGTTCTTGATGTCAGCTTCTCTGCGACC
Encoded proteins:
- the LOC126585511 gene encoding protein TRIGALACTOSYLDIACYLGLYCEROL 1, chloroplastic-like isoform X1; this translates as MQTASYLHPFSYISDRRSLLKPVGWIKSQTPYSNHLGRRVQITVRPQSCKFLLPKQQTRLFAVPNTDDGHPSASVLEDSNTNHAPSPEVETVLHKWSPPTYLWRGFSALILTGQVILRTLKGKVHWGNTLQQLKRVGPGSVGVCLLTSAFVGMAFTIQFVREFTRLGLSRAVGGVLALAFSRELSPVITSIVVAGRIGSSFAAELGTMQVSEQTDTLRVLGADPVDYLVTPRVIATCIALPFLTLMCFTVGMASSALLSDGIYGVSINIILDSACRALKPWDILSAMIKSQVFGAIISIVSCAWGVTTMGGAKGVGESTTSAVVISLVGIFIADFVLSCCFFQGVGDSLKRL
- the LOC126585511 gene encoding protein TRIGALACTOSYLDIACYLGLYCEROL 1, chloroplastic-like isoform X2 — encoded protein: MQTASYLHPFSYISDRSLLKPVGWIKSQTPYSNHLGRRVQITVRPQSCKFLLPKQQTRLFAVPNTDDGHPSASVLEDSNTNHAPSPEVETVLHKWSPPTYLWRGFSALILTGQVILRTLKGKVHWGNTLQQLKRVGPGSVGVCLLTSAFVGMAFTIQFVREFTRLGLSRAVGGVLALAFSRELSPVITSIVVAGRIGSSFAAELGTMQVSEQTDTLRVLGADPVDYLVTPRVIATCIALPFLTLMCFTVGMASSALLSDGIYGVSINIILDSACRALKPWDILSAMIKSQVFGAIISIVSCAWGVTTMGGAKGVGESTTSAVVISLVGIFIADFVLSCCFFQGVGDSLKRL
- the LOC126585511 gene encoding protein TRIGALACTOSYLDIACYLGLYCEROL 1, chloroplastic-like isoform X3 — translated: MQTASYLHPFSYISDRLFAVPNTDDGHPSASVLEDSNTNHAPSPEVETVLHKWSPPTYLWRGFSALILTGQVILRTLKGKVHWGNTLQQLKRVGPGSVGVCLLTSAFVGMAFTIQFVREFTRLGLSRAVGGVLALAFSRELSPVITSIVVAGRIGSSFAAELGTMQVSEQTDTLRVLGADPVDYLVTPRVIATCIALPFLTLMCFTVGMASSALLSDGIYGVSINIILDSACRALKPWDILSAMIKSQVFGAIISIVSCAWGVTTMGGAKGVGESTTSAVVISLVGIFIADFVLSCCFFQGVGDSLKRL
- the LOC126585510 gene encoding glycolate oxidase-like → MEITNVSEYEAIAKEKLPKMAYDYYASGAEDQWTLAENRNAFSRILFRPRILIDVSHIDMTTTVLGFKISMPIMIAPTAFQKMAHPEGEYATARAASAAGTIMTLSSWATSSVEEVASTGPGIRFFQLYVYKDRHVVAQLVRRAERAGFKAIALTVDTPRLGRREADIKNRFTLPPFLTLKNFEGLDLGKMDKAADSGLASYVAGQIDRSLSWKDVQWLQTITSLPILVKGVLTAEDARIAVQAGAAGIIVSNHGARQLDYVPSTIMALEEVVKAAQGRIPVFLDGGVRRGTDVFKALALGASGIFIGRPVVFSLAAEGEAGIKKVLQMLREEFELTMALSGCRSLKEITRNHIVTDWDVPRPRHHPRL